The window GACGCTCACTTCCTGATGACCACAGGACAGGGAATGGATGATTACAACtagtgatgggcaaatgaagcttcatgaagcacttgtgatattttttgactcctctagatggcactattggtttaaaaaggcagtggaaatgtaatacattttcattgcactatcctttatatttgaaccaagagcaccatctagaggagtaataaaaatactaaaagtgcttcatgaagcttcacgaggcttcattttcccatcactaattaCAACATCTGTTCTGGCTGAcgagttagtgtgtgtgtgcgcgctaaCCTCTGTGTTGGCAGAAGGCTTCAGGAGGACACTTGAACGGGTCAGTTCCACAAAGAGCTCCACCACGTTGTTCACGTCAACCTCGGCCAATGGAGAAGTGGCAGGGGCGTTCATCAGAGTACGTACGGTTGGAAGGAAACTCTCCTCCACAACTTCCTGGTGGGctctaaaacaaaaaaggcGTCAAAAACCAAATGGTAAAAAAGTGAGGTCATGTGAAAATCGAGGTGACGATTCTTTCCCGACCTGCTCTCACGGGCATAGAGCTGGAAAAAGACACCCAGGCAGTGGCGGAGACGGATGTCGTCCTCAGTGACCGGGTTGTACCACAGCAGAACCAGCCGTGACAGGATCTTGGCACTGGACATGCGTCCCGTGTACATCAGTTTGGCCAGACCCTCAGCCGCCTCCGTGCGCAGTTCCGACACCTGCATGGGACATTTAGGAGCGCGTGTTGCATTTACATGCTAAATATAACATCATCTTAATTTGAGATATCCTACTTTCTTGACAGTTGTTAAACGCACGTCACAATTTTCTCTACTTTCCCCCTTTGCCTTAAGAATTCCCAAACGTTTACTGCTGTGTGCCTAAAGCCAAACCACTGAAAGGTGTTGGTCCAGAATACATTAAAGGAATTCTAAtagtaataaaatataaacccagtagggCTATGAGGTCTGCAGACTCGGGACAGTGaacccatttgctcccaaaaacgtataaatatgttctattttaaatgttttaagtgttccaaagacgtatttatttatacgtttttttacgctagagcatacagaaggctttgatgcagcctctcaactgtaaagaacggttgaagaaatgttaGTTATTGCACAAAGGGggagcaggtggcagcagagcaaaagagatcaacccgggccatgttgaaaaaaagctaatttactcacatttctaaatagatttgtgaataatgatgaaacttagctatattctaatgctaattgctgcaaaatggatatagatacaaatgtactttttttcctgatgaaaaaaagagactaatctttcttttggtaggttccatgtttttatagcaatagaacaaaatattctgtgggccttgcaaaaatcagtcaaaatccagtaaaacagccaggagcaaagggggttgcttcagtgaaaatggctgcgagtgaatgagttaatagagcccaatgttcaaaacaaacatggtgaagcagcactTAGCTGATATGCTACACGCACATGAAATAAACTGTCAGTAGAAGCAAAGTGCTTTTAAGCCCCATACCTATGATTGAGGTCTTTAAAcaggttttaaaatgatttttttccacaatcttgtttgtatgttcttttagtattttttttagtaagctaccttttatttctttacctCGCTCTTGAATGTATTATACTCACCTTTAAATGTTGTGATCTTAATTATGTGACTAGTTTCTGCCAGTTATCAGGAAATtcatttaatgctttttaaggCAACTTGAAACTTATTTAATGCCCATGATTAACCGcacgttatatctgttctaaatgtacaataaaatatttttttcaagtttttcatacttcttaacataaaagtggtcaactatggttaccaaatacaaatgtggttgtacCTTTTGGTTCATTGATTCAGTAATTTTATATTAAGTAATTCATAGCTATAGAAAAACATCCTAAACAATAAAAAGGAGTTTGAAACAATGAGTTAGATTTGTGTTGTGGTAATATTCTAGTAATtgtcattgtaaattacaatgaGGCACCATtccccacaaatacatataatttttttaatcacataaaTGTGTTATAGTGACTGCTTTGCACAACACTGtgaaataaagcatgaacaacaaTGTTTTTGCATCAATTATATTTAACATTGTAATGTCTTGAGACATCGTATTCAATggtttttaatgacatttatgATCTTAACGTTAAcaaaatccatttaatgactttcaatgtttttttttatgaccctGAGAAATTCCGGTGAAGCAAATAGTGTTACCTGGTGAATGAAAGGCGATTTATAAATACAGCTGAAAGAATATGTCAAGTTATGACACGTGTGCACGCTGACCTCATTGTCCAGGAGCTCTGACAGCATCACCAAAATGCTCTGAGCGGTGTCCTCCCCCTTGGCTTCAGCCTGTGTCTCTGctttccccccctcctcctcctcttcctccccctcctcctcctcctctcggTCCGGTGATCCCGGCAGCAGAGTCTTCTGACCGCTGCCAGTTTCAGAGAGCAGCTGGAAGCCGAACAGCAGGAGCAGGTCGATGACTGCTCGCAGAGCGCAGATGCGAATCTTGACCTCGTCGAGCTGAGCGATCTAAAAAGTGACAATGGCTcatcatggatttttttttgtagcctcTTTGTAACTTATTCACTGGCATTGACAgtaatagacgtcaaaatttaatttgaactatttgtatacgttaagctttttttttattttatacatttttgttaacaagagtatgaaagcctagaatttttttttttatgtacatttagaacagatatcaaatttgtgattaattgcgagttaacttgtgaagtcatgcgatttattaggattacaaatttaaaatcgcctgatgcccctaatttttaataatcttttctcttcttttttttatttgggtaatttttaatcatcttttttaaggaaaagatgattaaaaattagcgattaatttttttattgtaattaatcacgactgcACTAGTTgacttaattaatcacaaattttatatctgttctaatacaaaaaaaaggtagtcatacttttgttaacaaaagtgggaaaattgttaaactaagaaatagttcaaatttatttttgacgtctatagccgtcgatggcagtgaatgggttaacaTTGATCCGATTTTTAACTGCCTAAAACGGAGTCAcaaatggaaaattgactttttcattGTAAGTCTACAAatgcagtggtaccttgacttacgagtaCTCCAAAATTTGAAGCATCAACATTACCTGTAGCAGAAGGACCATGTGGGTGTTGGCAAGCGCTTTGCTGTGTAGCGCGCATGTACCCAAACATACCACAGCCATACTGCGGACAGTAGGCTGAGCACTTGCGATGCTTGGCAGGACCTGGCGGGAAAACAAGTCAGTTCGACCAGCAATCTATAAAGCTAATGAAAACTGCTCACGTCACCATTTATAAAGATAACAGCCATACATTCATCTAAGCTACGCACGCACGCTAGAGACTCGTTCATACCAGTGAGGACATTAAGGCGCTAATTGTGGGGTTGATTCGATTCTTCGTGTTCATCTGCTTGAGCAGCTCAGCGCACATCGTCAGACACCTCAGCAGCGTATCGGGGTCGTtctacacaacaaaacaaataaaatgcaacCATAAAGTTGAGtcgagtactgtttatccgcgttgtcGCTTGCTCTTCatgccccgtgcgctgattcgctagctacagggatgtgatttgaccaaagtgaaattatctgaaaatttagccgggggtctgggggccgctggcacccagctaggtccagggcagtgccctggtggggggacaaggggggcgcagccccccggagctcatgggttttccgtgtttttaagtactttcaatgcactcacatgacaaagaaatagacaaaacaacagcataaattttcaatgtatattgaactatcccttataaaatggcagttttagtcaactcaaaatcagtcacattcaaaaacattggactgcctttgcttttaaaaactatcactgagaatatcatcatatctaactaatgtgattactaagttaacacataaataatgttgaaaagttcaaatttcatatacaaataattgtatcatgaccaaatgaaaagtaactcatattagagcataccacaaatgtctttgttatagcagaagatgttatctgtcggagtcatgtgcatacacaatgaactactaaaaaataaaaaataaataaataaaaaatcagattttttttttttgggggggggggggggggagataaaaaaaagcggaaaaatcacatccctgtagctACCAGCcgatcacagtgatcaaatgcccccgacaccgattcaacatgtcgagtTTGCTGGAAACGCCCCCATGTCTGGGGAAGTGCAGCCTAAGGTGGTGTCCCACACATCAAGTACCTTCTCAGTGCGGAACTCCTTGTCGGCTGGCTGGACACTCGCTGCCATCTCCTGGAGGGCCTTGTTGCGCTCATTCTCCAGCTCTGTGATGGACTCCTTCAACTCGGCAGCGCGGCCAAAGTCCTGAGCAGCGATGCACTCCTCGAGGGCTTGCTTAGCCTCCAGGACTCGCACCTTCACTTCTGCTAGCTAAATGGGAGATGGAGGAGCAAGGAGAACAGGCACATGTAGCAGATGGGAGCGAAAGGATGCTCATTGAGATTAAAATGCAAGGAAGGACTATAATTCCTGAGAGGCTCTCACTGAtggaaaaattggaaaaaaaacaagactttcTGTTTATTCGAGCCGACGGAAAGCAGCTCTGCATACACAGTATATCCAACTTTAATCAGTCAGACACACTTTGCCTGTTCAAATAAATGACAGCCATCTGCTGGGTGGCTGAGAGAACATTTGGGAGGAGGATTGTCGGGATGTTCCCACCTGAACCTGCTGGCGACGGCTGGCGTTCTCGTCCACCGGTTGACTCGCTTCCGTGATTGGCGCCCGCACATCCGAGATTATTTCTGCCACCTGTAGACAAgcaatcaaattaaaatgtactCGTCGTGTGAAACACCATATTGCATTTTTTGACAGTGATAATAGTGTTAGGCAGTTGTTGCTATGTAAGAATCCTATTGTTACCAGAAAGATTAACTTATGTAAAATGAATGCATAACGTCACAACAACATATGCCTAACTGGCCACAGCAATAGGTACAACTGCAAAGTTCCAATATAAGAGTTGAGTCCAAAATTTGCATGTCTCGCTACTTGACTGGATTCCCTTGGTGTTTTGAAGGTATTTTGTATAATTTCTACACTATGTTGTAGAGCTGAGGAATATGACCttaaaatgaaacaacaaaaaacacaatattattttaataaattttacaccgaaaaaaaaatatttaaattttaatgtgaaaacaacttctttttttttcttgggggcAGCTTTGAAGGCCAGGCTTTACACCCCCCCTTCCAACGATTCATATTAACCACCGCATGTTGCCGGAGATTTCTACACCGTGCCTGGTTTAAAGGaggtatataaataaatttgacttgcCTTAACAATGTGGCCAATATGTATGACAGAAATGTATCTTACGATCTGAATGCGTCGCTGGTCGTCGGGCACAAGTGTTAGGAGCTTCTCAGTGAGCAAGAAGACAAGCGAGGAGGGCGTCTGTGGCAGGGCCAACATCTCCTGAAGCACAGCCAGAACACGTTTCCTGTAAAGATGAACGGATATTAGTCTAGAAACAACAAGCTACCCCAGCTTTCAAACAGTTTCACCCAAAGACTAAAGACAGGATTCTGCTGAGTGGTCTCTCTTACCTACCACCTTCCTCAGTGTCCAAGCAGCCAATGAGATGGATGAGCTGCTGAGAGATGAAATCCTTGGTCATAACCAACTCCAGCTGGGTCAAGTCTGCTCTCTGCTCCTCCGACAGCATCGGAAGCACCTTCAGGTACCTGCAACGTGTCAGAGTTGACATTTACAAAAGCAACAGCTGCTACCCCCACAGCTGGTCATCTCACGCAATTAaagattaattttaaaatatattgtgtCATTTAGATAGTGTAGTGCACCGTCTCTCATACTCATAGAGGTAGTCGGCGTAAGTGGCAGCATCGGGCAACACCTGCTCCAACATTTCGTCGCCATCGTtgcctttttctttgatgaactTGCATAGAGCTCGCCAGTAAAGCGCATTCTCGCAAGTCAGCGACTCCACTGGGATCAGTTTCCTGTTCAAACACGCAGACATTCAATCGCAAATTCAAAAGGCGGAAAAGAACCTGACAAAGCGTACCTGCTATTCAACTCCATTGTGTTTTTCAGCAGCTCATCAGTGTCCATGCCTTTGAAAATGGCATTCAGCATATCCAAAGCTGTTTGGGCACAATTCTCCACATCGAGCCTGTGGAGAAGCTCCATCACATTTCCATCCAGTCGAAGAAGCCAGGCAGGCAGTAGTTCGAAGCACACCACCTCTTTTACTCCTTCTGCAACACATGCAACCAGTccgccatcttttttttaatttttttaaatgaagctaCAATTGCTTCAGCAGGCTGAAACCATTGTTACCTGATGTGTCGTGGAGTCCCTGCTCCAGCACGCTCACTCTCTGTGCAATGGACAGAGCTCTAACATGGACCTTGTCAGCAAGAACCTTTAAAACAAAAGTCACACAtttcacaaatgaaaaatatatcacaatgtagcaaagcactaacacacacaaatgcgTTGGTTTTTACCTTGTAGGCTAGTTTGCGGACATTTTCTTTCACGTCACGGGTGCGTTTGAGTAGTCTTGGGAGGGTGTGAGGAGACATTGCGATGCAGGAGAGGACAGCCCGGCGCACCTCAGGATTGGTGTCATTTTCCAGAATCAACATGAAAGCTGGACAGAGAAGAGAGATAAAAACTGCACTATGAGAAACTGCCCTGGGC of the Vanacampus margaritifer isolate UIUO_Vmar chromosome 7, RoL_Vmar_1.0, whole genome shotgun sequence genome contains:
- the ncapg gene encoding condensin complex subunit 3 isoform X2; its protein translation is MAVDNEIDVKEAFQCAQKGHSNKAKLVASLKNRYNKLEDKTLFHEEFVSYLKHAMIVYKREPAVENVIEFATRFATSFQSPPKADGEEKEEEEEDDDDEDDDDHPFLSFLFNFLLESHKANSHAVRFRVCQLINKLLGSMAENAQIDDDLFDRIHQAMLIRVTDKFSNVRIQAALAMTRLQQPSDPDCPTINAFMLILENDTNPEVRRAVLSCIAMSPHTLPRLLKRTRDVKENVRKLAYKVLADKVHVRALSIAQRVSVLEQGLHDTSEGVKEVVCFELLPAWLLRLDGNVMELLHRLDVENCAQTALDMLNAIFKGMDTDELLKNTMELNSRKLIPVESLTCENALYWRALCKFIKEKGNDGDEMLEQVLPDAATYADYLYEYLKVLPMLSEEQRADLTQLELVMTKDFISQQLIHLIGCLDTEEGGRKRVLAVLQEMLALPQTPSSLVFLLTEKLLTLVPDDQRRIQIVAEIISDVRAPITEASQPVDENASRRQQVQLAEVKVRVLEAKQALEECIAAQDFGRAAELKESITELENERNKALQEMAASVQPADKEFRTEKNDPDTLLRCLTMCAELLKQMNTKNRINPTISALMSSLVLPSIASAQPTVRSMAVVCLGTCALHSKALANTHMVLLLQIAQLDEVKIRICALRAVIDLLLLFGFQLLSETGSGQKTLLPGSPDREEEEEGEEEEEEGGKAETQAEAKGEDTAQSILVMLSELLDNEVSELRTEAAEGLAKLMYTGRMSSAKILSRLVLLWYNPVTEDDIRLRHCLGVFFQLYARESRAHQEVVEESFLPTVRTLMNAPATSPLAEVDVNNVVELFVELTRSSVLLKPSANTEEVSVHDYLAVRVCGEMLRDPSAPEVRLYAKTLSYLEPSRDETVKKDLLSLLQQLVQVVKDRVCLRALEKMLSQMGDPKELHSASALQPLDVNADETVADEPSKSAKRSKRGQRKASTTKGGRKPSKRAESSEESDGENVPDSVPTVRPSRRAKTAAIEKTKLDLNPLLNQEANLSS
- the ncapg gene encoding condensin complex subunit 3 isoform X1, with translation MAVDNEIDVKEAFQCAQKGHSNKAKLVASLKNRYNKLEDKTLFHEEFVSYLKHAMIVYKREPAVENVIEFATRFATSFQSPPKADGEEKEEEEEDDDDEDDDDHPFLSFLFNFLLESHKANSHAVRFRVCQLINKLLGSMAENAQIDDDLFDRIHQAMLIRVTDKFSNVRIQAALAMTRLQQPSDPDCPTINAFMLILENDTNPEVRRAVLSCIAMSPHTLPRLLKRTRDVKENVRKLAYKVLADKVHVRALSIAQRVSVLEQGLHDTSEGVKEVVCFELLPAWLLRLDGNVMELLHRLDVENCAQTALDMLNAIFKGMDTDELLKNTMELNSRKLIPVESLTCENALYWRALCKFIKEKGNDGDEMLEQVLPDAATYADYLYEYLKVLPMLSEEQRADLTQLELVMTKDFISQQLIHLIGCLDTEEGGRKRVLAVLQEMLALPQTPSSLVFLLTEKLLTLVPDDQRRIQIVAEIISDVRAPITEASQPVDENASRRQQVQLAEVKVRVLEAKQALEECIAAQDFGRAAELKESITELENERNKALQEMAASVQPADKEFRTEKNDPDTLLRCLTMCAELLKQMNTKNRINPTISALMSSLVLPSIASAQPTVRSMAVVCLGTCALHSKALANTHMVLLLQIAQLDEVKIRICALRAVIDLLLLFGFQLLSETGSGQKTLLPGSPDREEEEEGEEEEEEGGKAETQAEAKGEDTAQSILVMLSELLDNEVSELRTEAAEGLAKLMYTGRMSSAKILSRLVLLWYNPVTEDDIRLRHCLGVFFQLYARESRAHQEVVEESFLPTVRTLMNAPATSPLAEVDVNNVVELFVELTRSSVLLKPSANTEEVSVHDYLAVRVCGEMLRDPSAPEVRLYAKTLSYLEPSRDETVKKDLLSLLQQLVQVVKDRVCLRALEKMLSQMGDPKELHSASALQPLDVNADETVADEPSKSAKRSKRGQRKASTTKGGRKPSKRAESSEESSDGENVPDSVPTVRPSRRAKTAAIEKTKLDLNPLLNQEANLSS